From a region of the Helianthus annuus cultivar XRQ/B chromosome 5, HanXRQr2.0-SUNRISE, whole genome shotgun sequence genome:
- the LOC110939354 gene encoding bidirectional sugar transporter SWEET5, with the protein MGYDVAGLVGEPYRGNDSGEGLKASDRAVSGKVYLGYLFLGKIYPDDDDLGLLTNKTLKCSPTFLKIVKLKSVQAYKPDTYLATLMNCSMWLFYGLPIVHPHSLLVVTINSAGILITLTFCSIFFIYSSWTCRRKMIIVLILEAIVIAAMVTVTLTLSHTHPARSMLVGILCLVFNIIMYASPLTIMKTVIRTKSVKYMPVCISIGNLLNGSIWVVYAALEFDPFIMIPNAVGAVSGMIQIGLYVKYYKTTNWSDDQSPNEIEMPPSASNA; encoded by the exons ATGGGTTAT GATGTGGCTGGGTTAGTTGGAGAGCCGTACAGGGGCAACGACAGCGGAGAAGGGTTGAAAGCATCGGATAGAGCTGTTTCCGGTAAAGTTTATCTGGGTTATCTGTTTTTGGGTAAAATTTATCCAGATGATGATGATCTGG GGTTATTAACAAACAAAACATTAAAATGCAGCCCTACATTCCTCAAAATTGTCAAACTTAAATCGGTACAAGCATACAAGCCAGATACATATCTAGCTACACTTATGAACTGTTCAATGTGGCTGTTCTATGGTCTCCCCATCGTTCATCCCCACAGTTTACTTGTCGTCACGATCAACAGTGCCGGCATCCTCATCACGCTAACCTTCTGCAGCATCTTCTTCATCTATTCCTCATGGACGTGTCGT AGAAAGATGATCATAGTTTTAATATTGGAGGCTATCGTTATAGCAGCAATGGTGACTGTTACTTTAACACTATCCCACACACACCCTGCAAGATCTATGCTTGTCGGAATCTTGTGTCTCGTCTTCAATATTATTATGTATGCATCTCCACTAACAATCATG AAAACTGTCATAAGGACGAAGAGTGTCAAGTACATGCCGGTTTGTATATCCATTGGAAATCTTTTAAACGGATCGATTTGGGTTGTATATGCAGCCCTTGAATTTGATCCTTTCATCATG ATTCCTAATGCGGTTGGGGCCGTTTCAGGAATGATTCAAATTGGATTATATGTAAAGTACTATAAAACTACCAACTGGAGCGATGACCAATCGCCTAACGAGATTGAAATGCCTCCGTCTGCATCGAATGCTTAG